One stretch of Roseimicrobium sp. ORNL1 DNA includes these proteins:
- a CDS encoding ThuA domain-containing protein: MKRFILLFPAFAAMVTTALLVAAGEAKPAAAAEAAKAKPLKVLMVCGGCCHDYENQKRILAEGLSARANVEFTIVHEEGPEGKKDKNHRISIYEKEDWAKGYDLVLHNECFGAIEDVAFVERIAKPHKDGVPAVVLHCSAHSYRAAKTDEWRKVIGQKSMSHEKNRDLLVKNTAPEHPVMKGFPTEWLDKADELYKNEELYPGFVPLAKAYGEDTKKEHHVIWVNTYGKGKVFGTTLGHNNSTMESPEYLDLVARGLLWACDKLDDSGKPVPGYGPTQK, from the coding sequence ATGAAACGTTTCATCCTCCTCTTCCCCGCCTTCGCGGCGATGGTCACCACCGCACTGCTCGTCGCTGCCGGCGAAGCCAAGCCGGCAGCCGCAGCCGAAGCTGCCAAAGCAAAGCCGCTCAAGGTCTTGATGGTCTGCGGCGGCTGTTGCCACGATTACGAGAACCAGAAGCGCATCCTCGCGGAAGGTCTCAGTGCCCGTGCGAATGTCGAGTTCACCATCGTGCATGAAGAAGGGCCCGAAGGAAAGAAGGACAAGAACCACCGCATCAGCATCTACGAAAAGGAAGACTGGGCGAAGGGTTATGACCTCGTGCTGCACAACGAGTGCTTCGGCGCGATTGAAGATGTGGCCTTCGTGGAGCGCATCGCCAAGCCACACAAGGACGGCGTGCCTGCCGTGGTGCTGCACTGCTCCGCGCACAGCTATCGTGCTGCGAAGACCGACGAGTGGCGCAAGGTGATTGGCCAGAAGAGCATGAGCCACGAGAAAAATCGTGACCTGCTCGTGAAGAACACCGCCCCTGAACATCCCGTGATGAAGGGCTTCCCCACGGAGTGGCTCGACAAGGCAGATGAGCTCTACAAGAACGAAGAGCTCTATCCCGGCTTCGTCCCGCTCGCCAAGGCCTACGGCGAAGACACCAAGAAGGAACACCACGTGATCTGGGTGAACACCTACGGCAAGGGCAAGGTCTTCGGCACCACGCTGGGGCACAACAACTCCACCATGGAATCCCCCGAGTACCTCGACCTCGTCGCCCGCGGCCTCCTCTGGGCCTGCGACAAGCTCGATGACAGCGGCAAGCCGGTGCCGGGATACGGGCCGACGCAGAAGTAA